In a single window of the Roseiconus lacunae genome:
- a CDS encoding sodium:solute symporter family transporter, with translation MRDALMLVAEGARLAGASMWLVGVLLFSPTTSADAQSPASMYQWTELPALPEELGVAGPFAGVHRDALIVAGGANFPKPVWDNDKVWHDKIYVLRRSDDGYTWNEAGTLPRRIAYGAAVSTADGVLCLGGNDSVDTFASTFLLRWDPSTERIETIDYPPLPQPCVYASAALIGDTVYLVGGQNDASLSSAGDQLFALDLSLKDQPERFRWQTLPPCPGPTRAFNLTVAQHNGFQDCLYVIGGRRQSTSDESSIEFLSDVWEYDPASATWRARSDAPRPIMAGVGIDVGQSHIAVLGGADGSLFFKADDLKDDHPGFPKTALAYHTITDTWTEAGSIPANHVTTIAVDWNDRIIIPSGEVRPRVRSAKIWALERIASDHQFGTVNYVVLVTYLLAMVGVGVYFARKNKDTNDFFRGGQCIPWWAAGCSIFATMLSSLTFTGIPSKAFAQDWVYAVGNFMIPVVAFLAVYIAMPFYRRIDATSAYEYLEKRFSRAVRLFGSASFTLFHVFRMAVVMSLTGLALAVATPLTPAQSVMLMGVLSILYCTMGGVEAVIWTDTIQTVVLLGGAILAIWLLISGAGTDLVGFIEIGRQHEKFSMANLHWDVTQTQVALWVIIVGAIAQNVSSYTADQAVVQRYMTTADRRLAARSIWTNALMTIPATFLFFSIGTALYVFYRAHPEKLDPTITTDQIFPMFIAREMPIGIAGLIVAGVFAAAQSTVSTSMNSVATTIVTDFMRPWRTCQTEAGYLKAARWWTFAIGVTGTLFGLAFVDPNIKSLFDAFIKVIGLFMGVLGGLFVLGAFSRRANATGALIGGVVGAGVMYWLWQFTSVNGYLYTACGISTCFAVGYLTSLVTGSQASRLDGLTIYTLRGTSGN, from the coding sequence ATGAGGGACGCGTTGATGTTGGTTGCCGAGGGTGCTCGCCTTGCCGGGGCATCGATGTGGCTCGTCGGAGTTTTGTTGTTCAGTCCGACGACGAGTGCTGATGCTCAATCGCCGGCGTCGATGTATCAATGGACGGAGCTACCTGCGCTGCCGGAAGAGCTTGGCGTCGCGGGGCCCTTCGCGGGTGTGCATCGCGACGCGTTGATCGTCGCCGGTGGGGCAAACTTTCCCAAACCGGTTTGGGACAATGACAAAGTCTGGCACGACAAGATTTACGTTCTTCGCCGAAGCGATGACGGGTATACGTGGAATGAGGCGGGAACGCTGCCCCGAAGGATCGCCTATGGCGCGGCCGTTTCGACGGCCGACGGTGTGCTGTGTTTAGGGGGGAACGATTCAGTCGACACGTTTGCGTCGACGTTCTTGTTGCGGTGGGATCCTTCAACCGAACGCATCGAAACGATTGACTATCCGCCACTTCCTCAGCCTTGTGTTTATGCGTCGGCGGCGTTGATTGGCGACACTGTCTATCTCGTTGGCGGCCAAAACGATGCGTCGTTGTCGTCGGCCGGCGACCAATTGTTCGCACTTGACCTTTCGCTTAAAGATCAACCCGAGCGGTTTCGGTGGCAAACGTTACCGCCTTGCCCTGGGCCAACTCGAGCATTCAATTTGACCGTCGCCCAACACAACGGCTTTCAAGATTGTCTGTATGTGATCGGCGGACGGCGTCAATCGACAAGCGATGAAAGCTCAATCGAGTTCCTTTCCGATGTCTGGGAATACGACCCAGCATCGGCGACTTGGCGGGCACGATCCGATGCGCCTCGACCGATCATGGCTGGCGTGGGAATCGATGTCGGCCAAAGTCACATCGCGGTGCTCGGTGGCGCCGACGGATCGCTGTTTTTTAAGGCCGATGATTTAAAGGACGACCATCCTGGGTTTCCCAAAACGGCGTTGGCTTATCACACCATCACCGACACCTGGACCGAAGCAGGCTCTATCCCTGCCAATCACGTCACCACCATCGCCGTTGATTGGAACGATCGGATCATTATCCCCAGCGGTGAAGTGCGACCGCGCGTTCGTTCGGCAAAAATTTGGGCGTTGGAACGAATCGCCTCCGATCACCAATTTGGCACGGTCAATTATGTCGTCTTAGTGACCTATTTATTGGCCATGGTTGGCGTCGGCGTTTATTTTGCCCGAAAGAACAAAGACACCAACGACTTCTTTCGCGGCGGACAATGTATTCCTTGGTGGGCAGCCGGATGCAGTATCTTTGCGACGATGCTCAGTTCGTTGACGTTCACCGGGATCCCCTCTAAAGCGTTTGCGCAAGATTGGGTCTACGCGGTGGGTAACTTCATGATTCCCGTCGTCGCGTTTTTGGCGGTCTACATCGCGATGCCGTTTTATCGTCGCATCGACGCGACGAGTGCCTACGAGTACCTTGAGAAACGTTTTAGCCGGGCAGTGCGATTGTTTGGCAGTGCCAGCTTTACGCTCTTTCACGTCTTTCGAATGGCCGTGGTGATGTCCTTAACTGGGCTCGCCCTCGCGGTCGCGACGCCGCTGACCCCGGCGCAATCGGTGATGCTGATGGGCGTGCTCAGTATTCTGTACTGCACGATGGGCGGCGTCGAAGCGGTCATCTGGACCGACACGATTCAAACGGTCGTGTTGCTCGGAGGAGCGATACTGGCGATCTGGTTATTGATCTCGGGGGCGGGGACGGATTTGGTTGGCTTCATCGAGATCGGTCGTCAGCATGAAAAATTTTCGATGGCCAATCTGCACTGGGACGTCACGCAAACACAAGTCGCCTTGTGGGTGATCATTGTCGGTGCGATCGCGCAAAATGTCTCTTCCTACACTGCCGATCAGGCCGTCGTGCAACGATACATGACGACAGCGGACCGGCGTCTTGCCGCTCGTTCCATCTGGACCAACGCATTGATGACGATTCCGGCGACCTTTCTATTCTTTTCGATCGGAACGGCACTCTATGTGTTCTATCGCGCGCATCCTGAGAAACTGGACCCGACCATCACAACCGATCAAATCTTTCCGATGTTCATCGCCCGCGAGATGCCAATTGGGATCGCGGGATTGATCGTCGCCGGAGTCTTCGCGGCAGCCCAGTCGACCGTTTCGACCAGCATGAATTCCGTCGCAACCACGATCGTGACCGACTTTATGCGACCCTGGCGGACCTGTCAGACCGAGGCCGGTTACCTCAAGGCGGCTCGGTGGTGGACATTCGCCATCGGTGTGACCGGGACCTTGTTTGGTTTGGCATTTGTCGACCCGAACATTAAATCCTTGTTCGATGCCTTTATTAAAGTCATCGGGTTGTTCATGGGAGTACTGGGCGGATTGTTTGTGCTGGGGGCATTTTCGCGGCGTGCCAATGCGACCGGAGCATTGATCGGTGGTGTCGTCGGTGCGGGTGTCATGTATTGGCTTTGGCAATTCACGTCCGTCAACGGGTATCTCTACACCGCCTGTGGTATTTCCACATGTTTCGCCGTCGGCTATCTAACTAGTTTGGTCACCGGATCGCAAGCTTCCCGTTTAGACGGGCTAACGATCTACACCTTAAGAGGAACGAGCGGCAATTAG
- a CDS encoding dihydrodipicolinate synthase family protein, translating into MLENRLDGLIAATCTPLKTSGDVITDPIPPLVDALIDQGVRGLYVCGSTGEGISLSTEERQLVAEAYVKAAAGRVPVLVQVGHNSVSEARKLVRHAADIGADAVSATCPSYFKVSDPVTLADCMREIASAAEIPFYYYHIPSLTGSTIDMVEFLSIAAERIPTLVGLKYTDTKLHEFQACLEVADGRFDVVWGCDEMLLGALATGARAAIGSTYNIAAPLYRRVIAAAEQGDWKHARMLQSHSVAMVRVMCRYPFHGALKAIMQFQGHSLGGCRLPLCGLSADATERLRADLEAIGFFDWSAADSMV; encoded by the coding sequence GTGCTCGAAAATCGACTTGATGGCTTGATCGCCGCCACCTGCACTCCATTGAAGACATCCGGCGATGTCATAACCGATCCGATTCCTCCGTTGGTTGACGCGCTGATCGATCAAGGCGTCCGTGGATTGTATGTCTGCGGCAGCACCGGAGAAGGCATTTCACTATCGACCGAAGAACGTCAACTCGTCGCCGAAGCCTACGTCAAAGCCGCGGCGGGACGTGTTCCCGTGCTCGTTCAAGTCGGTCACAACAGCGTCAGCGAAGCCAGAAAACTTGTACGGCATGCCGCAGACATCGGTGCCGACGCGGTCTCGGCGACTTGCCCGTCCTACTTCAAAGTCTCGGACCCTGTGACGCTGGCCGATTGCATGCGTGAAATCGCTTCGGCCGCCGAGATCCCGTTTTACTATTACCACATCCCGTCACTGACCGGATCGACGATCGACATGGTTGAGTTTTTGTCGATCGCGGCCGAACGAATTCCGACGCTGGTCGGGTTGAAGTACACCGACACGAAACTGCACGAGTTTCAAGCCTGCTTGGAAGTCGCCGACGGGCGCTTCGATGTCGTCTGGGGCTGCGATGAAATGTTACTCGGAGCGTTGGCCACCGGGGCACGTGCCGCGATCGGTAGTACTTACAATATCGCCGCACCGCTGTACCGCCGGGTAATCGCGGCTGCCGAGCAGGGCGATTGGAAACACGCTCGCATGCTGCAATCGCATTCGGTGGCGATGGTCCGCGTGATGTGTCGCTATCCGTTCCACGGGGCACTCAAGGCGATCATGCAATTCCAAGGTCACTCGCTCGGTGGATGTCGACTCCCACTTTGCGGTCTGTCCGCCGATGCGACCGAGCGCCTACGTGCTGATCTCGAAGCGATCGGATTTTTTGATTGGTCCGCCGCGGATTCAATGGTATGA